One part of the Bacteroidia bacterium genome encodes these proteins:
- a CDS encoding ArgE/DapE family deacylase has translation MTSSYSNELLHLLQEMIRIESVNPSLSQEGSGESQLATYLGAYMASFGLEVQYQTFADGRKNAIGILRGSGGAKSLLFNGHIDTVGITDMDIDPFGGEFKDGKVYGRGSMDMKSGVAAMIQATKIIAESGEQLKGDLIVACVGDEEFLSKGTEKLLEDFRADAAIVTEPTDMQVMLAHKGFVWTNLKVHGKAAHGSRPEVGKDAILEASYLLQELLKWENEELPKRSHPLLGRPSLHASIIKGGTEISVYPHLCELSVEWRTLPGEDRAFVEEQLKEVIARAIVAYPDLKVDYEMDVERHPLEVSKEAEIVKLLDQCFEQSLGKAAQHGGIGFWTDAALLSQAGIPSVIFGPSGKGLHGAVEYVDFQSVVDCTEILRKTALEFCK, from the coding sequence ATGACCAGCTCATATTCCAATGAACTCCTCCATCTCCTGCAGGAGATGATTCGTATTGAATCCGTAAATCCTAGTCTTTCTCAAGAAGGCAGTGGCGAAAGTCAACTGGCCACTTATTTGGGGGCATATATGGCATCCTTTGGCTTGGAGGTACAATATCAGACCTTTGCAGATGGGCGAAAAAATGCCATAGGCATCTTGAGAGGGAGTGGAGGAGCTAAGAGCTTACTGTTCAATGGACATATTGATACGGTTGGAATTACAGACATGGACATCGATCCTTTCGGCGGAGAATTCAAAGATGGTAAGGTCTACGGAAGAGGCAGCATGGACATGAAAAGTGGAGTGGCAGCCATGATCCAGGCAACGAAAATAATTGCGGAATCTGGTGAGCAGTTGAAAGGAGATTTGATTGTAGCTTGTGTAGGGGATGAGGAGTTTTTGAGTAAAGGGACCGAAAAGCTTTTGGAGGATTTTCGAGCAGATGCTGCCATCGTTACCGAACCTACAGATATGCAGGTGATGCTTGCTCATAAAGGCTTTGTCTGGACAAATTTGAAGGTTCATGGAAAAGCGGCTCACGGAAGTCGTCCTGAAGTTGGGAAAGATGCAATTTTAGAGGCTTCTTACCTTTTACAGGAATTGCTCAAATGGGAAAATGAAGAATTGCCTAAAAGGAGTCATCCTTTACTGGGGAGACCTTCTTTACATGCTTCCATTATCAAAGGAGGAACAGAGATCAGCGTATATCCACATCTTTGTGAACTAAGTGTAGAATGGAGAACCTTGCCGGGAGAAGATAGAGCTTTTGTTGAGGAACAGTTGAAAGAAGTCATTGCCCGTGCGATAGTCGCATATCCGGACTTGAAAGTTGACTATGAAATGGATGTTGAACGGCATCCCTTGGAGGTTTCCAAAGAGGCCGAAATTGTCAAACTACTAGATCAATGTTTCGAGCAAAGTCTTGGAAAAGCAGCTCAACACGGCGGTATAGGCTTTTGGACAGATGCTGCTCTACTTTCTCAGGCAGGCATTCCTTCTGTTATTTTTGGGCCAAGCGGAAAGGGATTACATGGCGCAGTTGAATATGTAGATTTTCAATCAGTTGTAGATTGTACTGAAATTTTGAGAAAAACTGCCCTTGAATTTTGTAAATAA
- a CDS encoding class I SAM-dependent methyltransferase — protein MSQSSGVTKEIKPIAIPQVHDRFYPFFKDLTQNKTDIHVLDVGAGHGAFTKKLHEEGYQVSACDLFPEIFYYDQVECKKADLTEPLPYEAETFDIIIAIEVMEHILDHEVFFSECSRILKPGGSLVISTPNILSLKSRWRFLFSGFFYSFKPLQLRNNDGLQHVASLTLDQYHYLAIRNGLKLGRIEVDKRQNTSRWLLWLYPFIWLFNKRRKMDLNIHNNMRLLTGRILFAQFPKA, from the coding sequence ATGAGCCAATCAAGCGGGGTAACAAAAGAGATCAAACCTATTGCCATCCCACAGGTACATGATCGATTCTATCCATTTTTTAAAGACCTGACCCAAAACAAAACGGACATCCATGTCCTGGATGTGGGTGCAGGACATGGAGCCTTTACCAAAAAGCTGCATGAAGAAGGCTATCAGGTTTCGGCTTGTGATCTTTTTCCTGAGATTTTCTACTATGATCAGGTAGAATGTAAAAAGGCTGATTTGACAGAACCTTTACCCTATGAAGCGGAAACCTTCGATATCATCATTGCCATAGAGGTGATGGAGCATATTCTCGACCATGAGGTCTTTTTCTCTGAATGTAGCAGAATACTTAAGCCGGGAGGTAGTCTGGTTATATCTACACCCAATATCCTTTCACTGAAATCTCGCTGGCGCTTTCTCTTTTCCGGCTTCTTCTATAGCTTCAAACCCTTGCAATTGCGCAATAATGATGGGTTGCAGCATGTTGCTTCTCTCACCCTGGATCAGTATCACTATTTGGCCATCAGAAATGGATTGAAATTGGGGAGAATAGAAGTGGATAAAAGACAAAATACTTCTCGTTGGCTGCTTTGGCTATATCCCTTTATCTGGCTTTTCAATAAGCGTCGAAAAATGGATTTGAATATCCATAATAATATGAGACTGCTGACCGGCAGGATTTTATTCGCACAGTTTCCCAAGGCATAA
- the fsa gene encoding fructose-6-phosphate aldolase → MKFFIDTANLDDIREANQMGVLDGVTTNPSLMAKEGITDVMGHYKRICEEVDGDVSAEVISTDYEGIVREGRELVKIHPNITVKIPMIKEGVKAIRTLSSEGIKINTTLIFNPIQALVAAKAGSKYVSPFIGRLDDIGQEGMDLIREIREIFDNYGTETMILAASIRHNQHLRACALAGADVATMPLKVIDGMIKHPLTDKGLAKFLADHAKMKEAVQ, encoded by the coding sequence ATGAAATTTTTTATTGATACCGCTAACCTTGATGACATCCGGGAAGCCAATCAAATGGGCGTATTAGATGGCGTTACGACCAATCCTTCTCTTATGGCTAAAGAGGGAATCACTGATGTAATGGGACATTATAAGCGAATTTGTGAAGAAGTAGATGGCGATGTAAGTGCGGAAGTAATCTCCACAGATTATGAAGGGATTGTAAGGGAAGGAAGAGAATTGGTGAAAATCCACCCCAATATCACAGTTAAAATTCCTATGATCAAGGAAGGCGTAAAAGCGATACGTACCCTTTCCTCAGAAGGCATCAAGATCAATACTACTTTAATCTTTAATCCTATCCAGGCCCTGGTAGCAGCTAAGGCGGGTTCAAAATACGTGAGTCCTTTTATTGGAAGGTTGGATGATATCGGTCAGGAAGGAATGGACTTGATTCGTGAAATTCGTGAAATCTTTGATAATTACGGAACTGAAACTATGATTTTGGCTGCAAGTATCCGTCATAATCAACACCTGCGCGCCTGTGCACTTGCCGGAGCTGATGTAGCGACTATGCCTTTGAAAGTAATAGATGGTATGATCAAGCATCCACTTACGGATAAAGGCCTTGCAAAATTTCTTGCAGATCATGCAAAAATGAAAGAAGCGGTACAATAG
- a CDS encoding septum formation initiator family protein — translation MDKFRKLVGKYSLKLIQTKYTKYYMVLVFAMVWMLFLDRFKLTSRYKVQQEIEQLRAERNYYEQSLKELEKRSYQMTQSEEIERLAREKYYMKKSDEDVFLIVEE, via the coding sequence ATGGACAAATTTCGAAAACTCGTAGGGAAATACAGTCTAAAGCTCATACAGACCAAATACACCAAATACTACATGGTTTTGGTATTTGCTATGGTATGGATGCTGTTTCTGGACAGATTTAAGCTGACTTCAAGGTATAAAGTGCAGCAGGAGATTGAACAGCTGAGGGCAGAAAGGAATTACTACGAGCAATCACTCAAAGAGCTTGAGAAACGGTCATATCAAATGACCCAAAGTGAAGAAATAGAACGTCTGGCACGTGAAAAATATTATATGAAGAAAAGCGATGAGGATGTTTTTCTCATTGTAGAGGAATGA
- a CDS encoding DUF1508 domain-containing protein, producing the protein MQFSLIPQAEGKFLFQVQNEAGEAILDSPVFQNRENCVASIRGFVDQIRDPDAINLQEENGRFYFELKDEAGELWMKSLEFDSENDLSEKIQRLRTQANDNTSFEVNMRRQRTNRRMPSLPKEINFAELYDFSLLARSKKLGFHTLKSKKNNKHYFLFNNEQGTPILYSRSFNTETQRDKRIRAIIKQSRNPRKYEIIADAGGSYFILKGSNGKEIARSGTFPDEASAQTAVSFIQEKAPSFEKKYPEPPKAPKKAVNQYILDQKGGSTKVGFDAFKGAEGLHYFHFNNEEGEALLFSEGYSSTRSRDNGIKSLIRNAGLANRFEKREADGKPYFIIRAGNRQEIGRSKFFDSALDIDAIIAWLRIQIPRYAAEYGVSLNTDNLDESFKIEVGRESEENELPPVIIPPGGDGIGILDGSADKSDVHTHVPDHIDLKDEPEPEAEEEEKADKSDSGFSWSKILPWLLVAALIMLLIWLARSCGEEAAVSPVKEDPNNRPVISSTEGAESSTSSASSSEDGMIEGEEEKEESIANKSEGDEILRKEGVGETSDESSESEGKEETEDLRASSDAGAATGLGKFGFPTNSILAKMEAFLAGGASGKSPVYIMDHARFPYNSPKLNKEAEAELDDLTKLLGAYPGAKLEIYGHIDLNENDYYSGPFAEDFLTLSDIRARCIYRKLIERGVPEERLSFDGFANNNPLKKENDPINRRLELVLIK; encoded by the coding sequence ATGCAATTCAGCCTAATTCCTCAAGCAGAAGGAAAGTTTTTATTTCAGGTACAGAATGAAGCAGGTGAAGCTATTCTGGATAGTCCTGTTTTTCAAAATCGAGAAAATTGTGTCGCCAGTATACGGGGATTTGTAGATCAAATTCGCGACCCTGATGCCATCAATCTTCAGGAGGAGAATGGCAGGTTTTATTTCGAACTCAAGGATGAAGCGGGTGAATTATGGATGAAAAGTCTGGAATTCGATTCAGAAAATGACTTGAGTGAGAAAATTCAAAGACTCCGCACACAAGCAAATGACAATACCTCCTTTGAGGTTAATATGCGGAGACAGCGGACAAACCGACGGATGCCAAGCCTGCCCAAGGAGATAAACTTCGCCGAACTTTATGACTTTAGCTTACTGGCCCGCTCCAAAAAATTAGGATTTCATACGCTCAAGAGTAAGAAAAATAATAAACACTATTTCCTGTTCAACAATGAGCAAGGGACTCCTATTTTGTATAGTCGTTCCTTTAATACCGAGACTCAGCGAGACAAACGGATTCGGGCGATCATCAAGCAATCCAGGAATCCACGGAAATACGAAATCATCGCAGATGCCGGAGGAAGCTATTTTATTCTGAAAGGCAGTAATGGAAAAGAAATTGCCAGAAGTGGGACCTTTCCGGATGAAGCAAGTGCCCAAACAGCCGTTTCCTTTATACAGGAAAAAGCTCCTTCTTTCGAAAAAAAGTATCCAGAACCTCCCAAGGCTCCTAAAAAAGCTGTAAATCAGTACATTTTGGATCAAAAAGGGGGAAGTACAAAAGTAGGTTTCGATGCCTTCAAAGGCGCGGAAGGTTTACATTATTTCCATTTCAACAATGAAGAAGGAGAAGCTTTACTATTCAGTGAAGGCTATTCGAGTACTCGTTCTCGAGATAATGGGATCAAGTCATTGATCAGAAATGCGGGACTTGCAAATCGCTTTGAAAAAAGAGAAGCGGATGGCAAGCCTTACTTCATTATTCGTGCAGGTAACCGACAAGAAATCGGCAGGAGTAAATTCTTTGATTCGGCTCTGGATATCGATGCAATCATCGCCTGGCTTAGGATTCAAATTCCCCGATATGCAGCCGAATATGGCGTAAGCCTGAATACGGATAATCTGGACGAAAGCTTCAAAATTGAAGTAGGTAGAGAATCTGAAGAAAATGAATTACCTCCTGTAATTATCCCTCCGGGTGGTGATGGAATAGGAATCCTGGATGGGAGTGCGGACAAATCAGATGTGCATACACATGTTCCTGACCATATCGACCTCAAAGACGAGCCAGAGCCGGAAGCAGAGGAGGAAGAAAAAGCGGATAAGAGTGATTCAGGATTTTCCTGGTCAAAGATTTTGCCCTGGCTATTGGTTGCGGCCTTGATCATGCTGCTGATTTGGTTGGCTAGATCTTGTGGTGAAGAGGCTGCTGTAAGTCCCGTTAAGGAAGATCCGAATAATAGACCTGTCATTTCTTCTACGGAGGGAGCGGAGAGTAGTACTTCTTCTGCATCATCTAGCGAGGACGGAATGATAGAAGGGGAAGAGGAAAAAGAGGAATCCATCGCTAATAAGTCAGAGGGAGACGAAATTCTGCGAAAAGAGGGGGTTGGAGAAACTTCAGATGAAAGTTCTGAATCAGAAGGAAAAGAAGAAACCGAAGATTTAAGGGCAAGTTCGGATGCCGGTGCTGCTACAGGCCTGGGAAAATTTGGCTTCCCTACTAATTCTATCCTGGCGAAAATGGAAGCATTCTTAGCAGGAGGAGCTAGTGGAAAATCTCCCGTTTACATTATGGATCATGCCCGTTTTCCCTACAATTCACCCAAACTCAATAAAGAGGCAGAAGCAGAACTGGATGATTTAACCAAATTGCTGGGAGCGTATCCAGGGGCGAAACTGGAAATATATGGACATATCGATTTGAATGAGAACGATTATTATTCCGGACCTTTTGCGGAAGATTTTCTCACCCTTTCAGATATAAGGGCGCGCTGTATCTATCGAAAATTGATCGAAAGAGGAGTGCCAGAAGAGCGTCTTAGCTTTGATGGATTTGCCAATAACAATCCCCTCAAAAAGGAGAATGATCCGATCAATCGTAGGCTGGAATTGGTCCTGATTAAATAG
- a CDS encoding MarR family transcriptional regulator: protein MKLEEAIKQKTPFKSVYQKVAVNLFFTHNWMNQIQKESLKPFGVTLQQYNVLRILRGQHPKPVSTSDIRSRMLDRMSDVSRIIDRLLKKDLVERKICKADKRLVDVVISNAGLDLLTQIDGVQGKLDGILSNLSQDEADRLNELLDKLRG, encoded by the coding sequence ATGAAACTAGAAGAGGCTATTAAACAGAAGACTCCTTTTAAAAGTGTCTACCAAAAAGTAGCAGTAAATCTCTTTTTTACTCACAACTGGATGAATCAAATTCAGAAGGAGTCACTTAAACCCTTTGGAGTAACCCTGCAACAATATAATGTCTTACGGATTTTACGGGGACAACATCCCAAACCTGTTTCTACTTCCGATATCCGAAGTCGTATGTTGGACAGGATGTCTGACGTCTCTCGCATTATCGATCGATTGTTGAAGAAAGATTTGGTGGAAAGGAAAATTTGTAAGGCAGACAAACGACTGGTAGATGTGGTCATCAGTAATGCAGGCCTCGATCTTCTTACACAAATAGATGGAGTTCAGGGCAAATTGGACGGAATCCTGAGCAACCTAAGTCAGGATGAAGCTGATCGACTCAACGAACTCCTGGATAAGCTGAGAGGATAA
- a CDS encoding DnaJ domain-containing protein — protein sequence MPANFNLYELLGVSEKASQEEIKLSYRKLAKKYHPDTNPDPDAKQQFQVINTAYRTLKDPFKRKVYDLSRKGGAILNVQKTRPASGPASADQMTQEEIRRAYWNSPAGQRKRKEYEDANKWVKLLSKILLFLSIPIALLVIYDLFFPFRQFDNDPDRAKPLSYMVLGLVSILWISKSKKEATGAMGFFLIILFIAFLSITF from the coding sequence TTGCCTGCAAATTTCAATTTATACGAGCTTCTTGGAGTCAGTGAAAAGGCTAGCCAGGAAGAAATCAAGCTCTCCTACCGTAAGCTTGCCAAGAAATACCATCCGGATACCAATCCCGATCCGGATGCCAAGCAACAATTTCAGGTGATAAATACCGCTTACAGGACATTAAAGGATCCTTTTAAGCGAAAAGTCTATGATTTAAGTCGAAAGGGTGGGGCTATTCTCAACGTCCAAAAGACAAGACCAGCTTCAGGTCCAGCTTCGGCAGACCAGATGACACAAGAAGAAATTAGAAGAGCCTATTGGAACAGTCCTGCAGGTCAGCGCAAACGGAAAGAATATGAAGATGCAAATAAGTGGGTCAAGCTACTTTCCAAAATTCTTTTGTTTCTTTCTATCCCGATTGCATTATTAGTTATATATGATTTGTTTTTCCCTTTCCGCCAATTCGACAATGATCCAGATAGAGCCAAACCCTTATCCTATATGGTATTGGGCCTGGTCAGCATCCTTTGGATTTCAAAATCTAAGAAAGAAGCGACTGGGGCTATGGGATTTTTTCTGATCATTCTATTTATCGCTTTCCTTTCGATTACCTTTTAA
- a CDS encoding DnaJ domain-containing protein, with protein sequence MPDNFTLYDLLGLSETATSAEIKAAYRELAMKYHPDTNPDPDAHKQFVAINAAHETLSDPLKRKMYDLRRSAGDIISGAPSGPRRPGPDMRAENVDHEEMRRRYWASPAGQRKKREMEREASFFDKVRLGLRIISIPLAVFFILILAEGWFANEIRDQSVVYLGMKLEESGKFYSHYQMGEESFRVNAAFEECIDPDKVLNIRRGNFFGILTAVELNKACRQGESWIDPNQSLFGGPGFLLYLGLILIAALWSKQVKLEFMAGFGFFLLAITGIIVILFLRLWV encoded by the coding sequence TTGCCAGATAACTTTACGCTATATGACCTCCTTGGACTCAGCGAAACGGCCACTTCTGCTGAGATAAAAGCTGCCTACCGAGAACTGGCTATGAAATACCATCCGGACACCAATCCTGATCCGGATGCTCACAAACAGTTTGTCGCAATCAATGCTGCCCATGAAACCTTGAGTGATCCTCTCAAGCGGAAGATGTATGATTTGAGGAGAAGTGCCGGGGATATTATTTCAGGTGCTCCGAGTGGCCCCAGACGTCCCGGGCCAGATATGCGTGCAGAAAATGTGGATCATGAAGAAATGAGGCGGAGGTATTGGGCGAGTCCTGCAGGCCAACGGAAAAAAAGAGAGATGGAACGGGAAGCATCTTTTTTTGATAAAGTCAGGCTAGGACTACGGATCATTTCCATTCCCCTGGCAGTCTTTTTTATCCTGATCCTCGCGGAAGGTTGGTTTGCAAATGAGATCAGAGATCAATCCGTGGTTTATTTGGGAATGAAGTTGGAGGAAAGTGGCAAGTTCTATTCACATTACCAGATGGGGGAGGAGAGTTTTAGAGTAAATGCGGCTTTTGAGGAATGTATAGATCCAGATAAAGTACTAAATATTCGAAGAGGAAATTTCTTTGGGATTCTTACTGCCGTTGAATTAAACAAGGCCTGCCGTCAGGGTGAAAGTTGGATTGATCCCAATCAAAGCCTCTTTGGTGGACCAGGTTTTCTCCTGTATCTCGGCTTGATTTTGATAGCTGCTCTTTGGAGCAAGCAGGTTAAGCTTGAGTTTATGGCGGGTTTTGGTTTCTTTCTGCTGGCAATCACAGGAATAATTGTCATACTTTTTCTCAGATTATGGGTCTGA
- the sucC gene encoding ADP-forming succinate--CoA ligase subunit beta: protein MKLHEYQAKELIKSYGVPIQEGVVATTVDEAVAAAENLYDSPDGQFFVVKAQIHAGGRGKGVVKETGANGVVVAKGVEGVKEIAGKILGGTLVTKQNKATGGSVVNKILIAQDMYYPGESEREEFYFSITLDRNTSKDVIIASSEGGVNIEEVAEENPDAIVKEWIDPAVGLQAFQARKLAYALGLSGVAFKNGVKFIMKLYNAYKGTDADMLEINPMFKTADDKVVAVDCKLSIDGNALYRHKDFAELRDTAEEDPLEVEASKYHLNYIKLDGNVGCMVNGAGLAMATMDMIKLSGGDPANFLDVGGGASAETVEQGFRIILKDPNVKAILVNIFGGIVRCDRVANGVVEAYKNIGEIPVPIIVRLQGTNAELGAKIIDESGLKVASAITLAEAADRVKEALA from the coding sequence ATGAAACTTCACGAGTACCAGGCCAAAGAATTGATCAAATCCTATGGTGTACCCATCCAGGAAGGGGTAGTTGCCACCACTGTTGATGAAGCGGTAGCTGCCGCGGAGAACCTTTACGATAGTCCAGACGGACAATTTTTCGTAGTAAAAGCCCAGATTCATGCGGGTGGACGCGGAAAAGGAGTCGTGAAAGAAACAGGTGCAAATGGGGTTGTTGTAGCGAAAGGAGTTGAGGGAGTAAAAGAAATCGCAGGTAAAATCCTCGGAGGAACCCTGGTTACCAAACAAAATAAAGCTACGGGCGGAAGTGTAGTAAACAAAATCCTTATTGCTCAGGATATGTACTACCCCGGCGAAAGCGAAAGAGAAGAATTTTATTTTAGCATCACCCTGGATAGAAATACCAGCAAAGATGTGATTATTGCTTCTAGTGAAGGAGGAGTAAATATTGAAGAAGTTGCTGAGGAAAATCCTGACGCAATTGTCAAAGAATGGATTGACCCTGCAGTAGGTCTTCAGGCATTTCAGGCAAGAAAGCTTGCTTATGCTTTAGGACTTTCTGGAGTAGCCTTCAAAAATGGGGTGAAGTTCATCATGAAGCTATACAATGCCTATAAAGGTACGGATGCTGACATGTTGGAGATCAACCCCATGTTCAAAACTGCCGACGACAAAGTAGTAGCAGTTGATTGTAAATTGAGTATTGATGGTAATGCATTGTACCGCCACAAGGATTTCGCAGAATTAAGAGATACTGCTGAAGAAGATCCTTTGGAAGTAGAAGCTTCAAAATACCACCTCAACTATATCAAACTGGATGGAAATGTAGGATGTATGGTGAATGGAGCTGGATTGGCCATGGCTACTATGGACATGATCAAATTGAGTGGAGGTGATCCTGCCAACTTCCTGGACGTAGGGGGTGGAGCAAGTGCTGAAACCGTAGAGCAAGGTTTCCGCATCATCCTCAAAGATCCCAATGTAAAAGCTATCCTCGTAAATATCTTTGGTGGAATCGTTCGCTGTGATCGTGTTGCCAATGGAGTTGTGGAAGCATACAAGAACATCGGTGAGATTCCTGTTCCGATCATCGTAAGACTTCAAGGCACCAATGCAGAATTGGGTGCTAAAATCATCGATGAGTCTGGACTTAAAGTTGCCTCTGCCATCACTTTAGCAGAAGCTGCAGATAGAGTAAAAGAAGCTTTGGCCTAA
- a CDS encoding metallophosphoesterase, translating to MSRIIFFAILIGFFLLLDLISYSGLKSIIKDIKKAHLRKGLRILALVASITKILAVFILVIVYGFNYREFQGIAAVSNALLFLIMIPQLIFVLVMLAEDVFRFGEWILKKLNFLDKKPAAETEAKGNGMESRRKFVTQLGLGIAAVPFLGVMHGVTRGKYAFTVRNVTLKIPELPQAFHGFKLAQISDIHSGSFDDPEKVFKGIELVNEQKADLIAFTGDLVNNRASEIEPWIDAFNVLNAPFGKYSILGNHDYGHYVDWPSKQDEVDNLNRLKENHAKMGFQLLQNENRILEKDGDKIALLGVENWGKGGFPKYGDLDQALTGVEELPVKVLLSHDPSHWDQKVLDHKQKIHLTLSGHTHGMQFGIEIPGIKWSPVKYRYPRWAGLYQEAEQYLYVNRGFGFLAFPGRVGIWPEVTVIELQQA from the coding sequence TCTGCTTGACCTCATTTCCTATTCCGGACTAAAAAGTATCATCAAGGATATCAAAAAAGCCCATTTAAGAAAAGGATTGCGGATTCTGGCCCTGGTTGCCAGCATCACCAAAATCCTGGCTGTATTTATTCTGGTGATTGTCTACGGATTCAATTATCGGGAATTTCAGGGAATAGCAGCCGTTAGCAATGCGCTTTTATTCCTTATTATGATCCCTCAACTTATTTTTGTGCTGGTCATGCTGGCAGAGGATGTTTTTCGTTTTGGGGAATGGATACTTAAGAAATTGAATTTCCTGGATAAAAAACCTGCTGCGGAAACTGAGGCAAAAGGCAATGGTATGGAAAGCAGACGTAAATTTGTAACGCAATTAGGTTTAGGTATAGCCGCTGTTCCTTTTTTAGGAGTAATGCATGGTGTAACCCGTGGCAAATATGCGTTTACTGTACGAAACGTTACCTTAAAAATACCAGAGTTGCCACAAGCTTTCCATGGATTTAAGCTGGCTCAGATATCGGATATCCATTCCGGGAGTTTTGATGATCCGGAGAAAGTCTTTAAGGGAATAGAGCTAGTAAATGAGCAAAAAGCTGACCTCATCGCCTTTACAGGAGATCTGGTAAACAATCGGGCAAGCGAAATTGAGCCCTGGATAGATGCCTTCAATGTACTCAATGCTCCCTTTGGCAAATACTCTATTTTGGGCAATCACGATTATGGTCATTATGTAGACTGGCCCTCCAAACAAGATGAAGTTGATAACCTCAATCGCTTGAAAGAAAACCATGCGAAGATGGGCTTTCAACTCTTGCAAAACGAAAACCGCATTCTTGAAAAGGACGGAGACAAAATCGCCTTGCTGGGGGTAGAGAATTGGGGAAAAGGTGGATTTCCTAAATATGGTGATTTGGATCAAGCCCTGACAGGTGTAGAAGAACTACCTGTGAAAGTGCTTCTTTCCCATGATCCCTCTCACTGGGACCAAAAGGTACTGGACCACAAGCAAAAAATCCATTTGACTCTATCGGGTCATACCCATGGCATGCAATTCGGTATTGAAATTCCCGGGATCAAATGGAGCCCGGTTAAATACCGCTACCCCAGATGGGCAGGTCTTTATCAGGAAGCCGAACAATACTTATATGTCAACAGAGGATTTGGATTCCTTGCCTTTCCTGGACGAGTGGGAATATGGCCCGAAGTAACCGTAATAGAATTGCAACAGGCCTAA